In Zingiber officinale cultivar Zhangliang chromosome 1A, Zo_v1.1, whole genome shotgun sequence, a genomic segment contains:
- the LOC122017345 gene encoding uncharacterized protein LOC122017345 isoform X1: MVLGLRSKQKKCAVHVEYIIHIHEIKPWPPSQSLKSLHSVVLHWENGDHQSGSTCIVIPDLGSGAAEGKLEFNESFKLQVTLLKEGSSKGNEKGTFQKNALEFNLYEPKRDKFKGQHLGSAVINLAEYGIVKEAVTANIPLTSKRSFRNIMQPVLYVKIQPMDDADMGSTSGESLSKEVPVDKDVKESVSELMNKENVEENEITSFTDDGVSSLSSLDHSSAQEVKADTLLHSDAEENKVLQNPNGVVGDSESKLCLPSVPTKLGSELNESHLKDASLHQNNALPESVSVGSLSITKGQENMNKTHGESETSLLLIMESNIISTVSSSSSTKKMPEEVIGSSSTKDATDRNSLSHEVEEISIGCSSRENVVELQVHVEDNGLMTEIVESSDFTLQAEVSNISESEPNIKQNGKTEESINDSEESINEHVADNIFKEKQMGLIFGAEVDEDHLTISQTMNGALESPVGTTAILEHISIIQQRETKQSKGPLSTDATLSSWRSLHERHNSSFSTERLRTMKLSVRSPPHSMGSITYGANEQDKEYVKEVDIQEDASNTSTNSGTDDGRDDNGSTSSGSSKAKQFPRRNGRILSNDKVHELELRVKLLEAELREAAAIEIALYSSLAEHGISAHKVHTPARRLSRMYRHASRQWPTERMTSAARSIASGLALVAKACGHDVARLTFWLSNTIVLRAIVTETIKYPGAKQSASTQLRYNGSVKLPGSKHSPLKWESVSHKNEEFSFSESFGDWDDPATFISALEKIESWIFSRTIEYVWWQIFTPCMQSGRVGGAQQLGSFSSKSFGKQPSMGYPQQTNLSLEIWKKAFIDTSKLLCPLRSEGLECGCLPMLSRMVMEQCVARLDVAMFNAILRESDDEIPTDPMSDPIGDSKVLPIPTGSLSFGSGAQLKNAIGNWSRWLTDLFGIDVDESHADGNSQDEKISVAKSFKSFYSLNALSDLLMLPKDMLLEKSIRKEACSTFSPNVISHILNRFLPDEFCPDPVPNDVLQALESEEYAESSQEEIRNIPNNASPIIYSPPSTTSIESFIGEIRINSLTRIGSSVIRKCHKSDDELEEFDSPLSSIINGKSPSPKSGNKENDKFSSIRYQLLREVWRIDE; the protein is encoded by the exons ATGGTTCTCGGTCTGCGATCAAAGCAGAAGAAGTGTGCTGTTCATGTGGAGTACATAATCCACATCCATGAAATAAAGCCATGGCCACCATCCCAGTCCCTGAAATCGCTGCACTCCGTGGTCCTGCATTGGGAGAATGGGGACCATCAGTCTGGATCCACGTGCATTGTCATCCCTGACCTCGGGTCAGGTGCAGCAGAAGGGAAGCTTGAATTTAATGAGTCCTTCAAGCTTCAAGTCACATTATTAAAAGAAGGTTCAAGCAAAGGCAATGAAAAAGGTACATTTCAGAAGAATGCACTCGAGTTCAATTTGTATGAACCCAAGAGGGATAAGTTTAAGGGGCAGCATTTGGGCAGTGCAGTAATCAACTTGGCAGAATATGGCATAGTAAAAGAAGCTGTGACTGCTAACATCCCATTGACCAGCAAGAGAAGCTTCAGAAATATAATGCAGCCAGTGTTGTACGTTAAAATCCAACCCATGGACGATGCAGACATGGGTTCTACTTCTGGAGAGAGTCTCTCAAAGGAGGTACCCGTGGATAAAGATGTGAAGGAATCAGTATCAGAGTTGATGAATAAGGAGAATGTTGAGGAAAATGAAATCACATCCTTCACTGATGATGGCGTCTCTTCTCTTTCATCTCTTGATCACTCATCTGCTCAAGAGGTCAAAGCAGATACATTGCTTCATAGTGACGCAGAAGAGAACAAG GTTTTGCAGAATCCAAATGGAGTGGTGGGTGATTCTGAATCTAAATTATGTTTGCCATCCGTGCCCACAAAACTGGGGTCAGAATTAAATGAATCCCATCTAAAGGATGCTTCTCTTCATCAAAACAATGCCTTACCTGAGTCTGTGTCAGTAGGCTCTTTAAGCATTACTAAGGGCCAAGAAAATATGAATAAGACCCATGGTGAGTCAGAGACTAGTTTGTTGCTCATCATGGAATCAAATATCATAAGCAcagtttcatcttcatcttcaacCAAGAAAATGCCAGAGGAAGTGATTGGCTCTAGCAGCACAAAAGATGCTACAGATAGAAATTCTCTGAGTCATGAAGTTGAAGAAATATCAATAGGTTGCAGTAGCAGAGAAAATGTTGTAGAACTCCAGGTACATGTGGAAGATAATGGTCTGATGACAGAAATAGTTGAATCTTCTGATTTCACACTCCAGGCAGAAGTTTCTAACATATCTGAATCAGAGCCAAATATAAAGCAGAATGGAAAAACAGAAGAAAGTATAAATGATTCAGAGGAAAGCATAAATGAGCATGTTGCAGACAATATTTTCAAGGAAAAGCAGATGGGATTAATATTTGGTGCAGAAGTGGATGAGGATCATCTTACTATTAGTCAAACTATGAATGGTGCCCTTGAAAGTCCTGTTGGTACAACTGCAATTCTAGAACATATTTCTATCATTCAGCAGAGAGAAACTAAGCAAAGTAAGGGTCCTTTATCAACTGATGCAACCTTATCTAGCTGGAGATCTCTACATGAGAGACACAATAGCTCTTTTAGTACTGAAAGGCTGAGGACCATGAAGCTTTCTGTAAGATCACCCCCGCACTCAATGGGAAGCATAACATATGGTGCTAATGAACAGGATAAGGAATATGTTAAAGAAGTTGATATCCAAGAAGATGCATCTAATACTAGCACAAATTCTGGCACTGATGATGGAAGGGATGACAATGGAAGTACAAGCTCAGGTTCAAGTAAAGCAAAACAATTTCCTAGAAGAAATGGAAGGATCCTTTCCAATGACAAAGTCCATGAATTGGAACTTAGAGTCAAGTTACTTGAAGCAGAGCTGAGAGAAGCTGCTGCTATAGAGATAGCCCTTTACTCTTCTTTGGCTGAGCATGGGATTTCGGCACATAAGGTCCACACTCCTGCTAGAAGGCTTTCAAGGATGTATAGGCATGCTTCAAGACAATGGCCAACAGAAAGGATGACAAGTGCTGCTAGGAGTATTGCATCAGGACTAGCTTTGGTTGCAAAAGCATGTGGACATGATGTGGCAAG GTTGACTTTTTGGTTGTCAAACACTATTGTTTTAAGAGCCATTGTGACAGAAACAATCAAATACCCAGGCGCTAAGCAATCTGCTAGTACTCAGCTCCGATATAATGGATCTGTGAAGTTACCTGGGAGCAAACATTCCCCTTTGAAATGGGAATCTGTCTCTCATAAGAACGAAGAGTTTTCTTTTTCTGAAAGTTTTGGAGACTGGGATGACCCAGCCACCTTCATTTCAGCACTGGAAAAGATTGAAAGCTGGATATTCTCTCGAACAATTGAATATGTGTGGTGGCAG ATTTTCACTCCATGTATGCAGTCTGGCCGTGTAGGCGGTGCACAGCAGTTAGGTTCATTCTCGAGCAAAAGCTTTGGTAAGCAGCCAAGCATGGGCTATCCACAACAAACAAATTTGTCCCTAGAAATTTGGAAGAAAGCTTTCATAGATACCTCTAAACTGCTTTGCCCTCTTAGGAGTGAAGGACTTGAGTGTGGATGCTTGCCTATGTTATCTAGAATG GTCATGGAACAATGTGTGGCAAGACTTGATGTAGCTATGTTCAATGCTATTTTACGTGAATCAGATGATGAGATCCCTACAGACCCAATGTCTGACCCCATCGGTGATTCGAAGGTTCTGCCTATCCCTACTGGTTCATTAAGCTTTGGTTCTGGAGCTCAACTTAAAAATGCC ATTGGAAATTGGTCTAGATGGCTGACAGACTTGTTTGGTATTGATGTGGATGAATCTCATGCTGATGGCAACAGTCAAGACGAAAAGATATCAGTTGCAAAATCATTTAAATCCTTCTATTCATTGAATGCACTTAGTGATCTTCTAATGCTTCCAAAGGATATGCTTTTAGAAAAGTCAATCCGAAAAGAG GCATGCTCAACATTTAGTCCAAACGTGATCAGCCATATTCTTAATAGATTCCTGCCAGATGAATTTTGTCCAGATCCAGTTCCAAATGATGTCCTTCAAGCACTGGAATCTGAG GAATATGCTGAGAGCAGCCAGGAAGAGATAAGAAACATTCCAAACAATGCATCTCCTATAATTTACTCTCCCCCATCAACTACCTCAATTGAGAGCTTTATCGGAGAAATAAGAATCAACTCACTTACGAGGATTGGATCATCTGTCATCCGAAAATGTCACAAGAGCGACGATGAGCTCGAAGAATTCGATTCACCTCTATCCTCCATCATCAATGGCAAGTCCCCTAGTCCAAAATCTGGGAacaaagaaaatgacaaattcaGTTCTATCAGATACCAGTTGCTCCGTGAGGTTTGGAGAATTGATGAGTAG
- the LOC122017345 gene encoding uncharacterized protein LOC122017345 isoform X2, with protein MVLGLRSKQKKCAVHVEYIIHIHEIKPWPPSQSLKSLHSVVLHWENGDHQSGSTCIVIPDLGSGAAEGKLEFNESFKLQVTLLKEGSSKGNEKGTFQKNALEFNLYEPKRDKFKGQHLGSAVINLAEYGIVKEAVTANIPLTSKRSFRNIMQPVLYVKIQPMDDADMGSTSGESLSKEVPVDKDVKESVSELMNKENVEENEITSFTDDGVSSLSSLDHSSAQEVKADTLLHSDAEENKNPNGVVGDSESKLCLPSVPTKLGSELNESHLKDASLHQNNALPESVSVGSLSITKGQENMNKTHGESETSLLLIMESNIISTVSSSSSTKKMPEEVIGSSSTKDATDRNSLSHEVEEISIGCSSRENVVELQVHVEDNGLMTEIVESSDFTLQAEVSNISESEPNIKQNGKTEESINDSEESINEHVADNIFKEKQMGLIFGAEVDEDHLTISQTMNGALESPVGTTAILEHISIIQQRETKQSKGPLSTDATLSSWRSLHERHNSSFSTERLRTMKLSVRSPPHSMGSITYGANEQDKEYVKEVDIQEDASNTSTNSGTDDGRDDNGSTSSGSSKAKQFPRRNGRILSNDKVHELELRVKLLEAELREAAAIEIALYSSLAEHGISAHKVHTPARRLSRMYRHASRQWPTERMTSAARSIASGLALVAKACGHDVARLTFWLSNTIVLRAIVTETIKYPGAKQSASTQLRYNGSVKLPGSKHSPLKWESVSHKNEEFSFSESFGDWDDPATFISALEKIESWIFSRTIEYVWWQIFTPCMQSGRVGGAQQLGSFSSKSFGKQPSMGYPQQTNLSLEIWKKAFIDTSKLLCPLRSEGLECGCLPMLSRMVMEQCVARLDVAMFNAILRESDDEIPTDPMSDPIGDSKVLPIPTGSLSFGSGAQLKNAIGNWSRWLTDLFGIDVDESHADGNSQDEKISVAKSFKSFYSLNALSDLLMLPKDMLLEKSIRKEACSTFSPNVISHILNRFLPDEFCPDPVPNDVLQALESEEYAESSQEEIRNIPNNASPIIYSPPSTTSIESFIGEIRINSLTRIGSSVIRKCHKSDDELEEFDSPLSSIINGKSPSPKSGNKENDKFSSIRYQLLREVWRIDE; from the exons ATGGTTCTCGGTCTGCGATCAAAGCAGAAGAAGTGTGCTGTTCATGTGGAGTACATAATCCACATCCATGAAATAAAGCCATGGCCACCATCCCAGTCCCTGAAATCGCTGCACTCCGTGGTCCTGCATTGGGAGAATGGGGACCATCAGTCTGGATCCACGTGCATTGTCATCCCTGACCTCGGGTCAGGTGCAGCAGAAGGGAAGCTTGAATTTAATGAGTCCTTCAAGCTTCAAGTCACATTATTAAAAGAAGGTTCAAGCAAAGGCAATGAAAAAGGTACATTTCAGAAGAATGCACTCGAGTTCAATTTGTATGAACCCAAGAGGGATAAGTTTAAGGGGCAGCATTTGGGCAGTGCAGTAATCAACTTGGCAGAATATGGCATAGTAAAAGAAGCTGTGACTGCTAACATCCCATTGACCAGCAAGAGAAGCTTCAGAAATATAATGCAGCCAGTGTTGTACGTTAAAATCCAACCCATGGACGATGCAGACATGGGTTCTACTTCTGGAGAGAGTCTCTCAAAGGAGGTACCCGTGGATAAAGATGTGAAGGAATCAGTATCAGAGTTGATGAATAAGGAGAATGTTGAGGAAAATGAAATCACATCCTTCACTGATGATGGCGTCTCTTCTCTTTCATCTCTTGATCACTCATCTGCTCAAGAGGTCAAAGCAGATACATTGCTTCATAGTGACGCAGAAGAGAACAAG AATCCAAATGGAGTGGTGGGTGATTCTGAATCTAAATTATGTTTGCCATCCGTGCCCACAAAACTGGGGTCAGAATTAAATGAATCCCATCTAAAGGATGCTTCTCTTCATCAAAACAATGCCTTACCTGAGTCTGTGTCAGTAGGCTCTTTAAGCATTACTAAGGGCCAAGAAAATATGAATAAGACCCATGGTGAGTCAGAGACTAGTTTGTTGCTCATCATGGAATCAAATATCATAAGCAcagtttcatcttcatcttcaacCAAGAAAATGCCAGAGGAAGTGATTGGCTCTAGCAGCACAAAAGATGCTACAGATAGAAATTCTCTGAGTCATGAAGTTGAAGAAATATCAATAGGTTGCAGTAGCAGAGAAAATGTTGTAGAACTCCAGGTACATGTGGAAGATAATGGTCTGATGACAGAAATAGTTGAATCTTCTGATTTCACACTCCAGGCAGAAGTTTCTAACATATCTGAATCAGAGCCAAATATAAAGCAGAATGGAAAAACAGAAGAAAGTATAAATGATTCAGAGGAAAGCATAAATGAGCATGTTGCAGACAATATTTTCAAGGAAAAGCAGATGGGATTAATATTTGGTGCAGAAGTGGATGAGGATCATCTTACTATTAGTCAAACTATGAATGGTGCCCTTGAAAGTCCTGTTGGTACAACTGCAATTCTAGAACATATTTCTATCATTCAGCAGAGAGAAACTAAGCAAAGTAAGGGTCCTTTATCAACTGATGCAACCTTATCTAGCTGGAGATCTCTACATGAGAGACACAATAGCTCTTTTAGTACTGAAAGGCTGAGGACCATGAAGCTTTCTGTAAGATCACCCCCGCACTCAATGGGAAGCATAACATATGGTGCTAATGAACAGGATAAGGAATATGTTAAAGAAGTTGATATCCAAGAAGATGCATCTAATACTAGCACAAATTCTGGCACTGATGATGGAAGGGATGACAATGGAAGTACAAGCTCAGGTTCAAGTAAAGCAAAACAATTTCCTAGAAGAAATGGAAGGATCCTTTCCAATGACAAAGTCCATGAATTGGAACTTAGAGTCAAGTTACTTGAAGCAGAGCTGAGAGAAGCTGCTGCTATAGAGATAGCCCTTTACTCTTCTTTGGCTGAGCATGGGATTTCGGCACATAAGGTCCACACTCCTGCTAGAAGGCTTTCAAGGATGTATAGGCATGCTTCAAGACAATGGCCAACAGAAAGGATGACAAGTGCTGCTAGGAGTATTGCATCAGGACTAGCTTTGGTTGCAAAAGCATGTGGACATGATGTGGCAAG GTTGACTTTTTGGTTGTCAAACACTATTGTTTTAAGAGCCATTGTGACAGAAACAATCAAATACCCAGGCGCTAAGCAATCTGCTAGTACTCAGCTCCGATATAATGGATCTGTGAAGTTACCTGGGAGCAAACATTCCCCTTTGAAATGGGAATCTGTCTCTCATAAGAACGAAGAGTTTTCTTTTTCTGAAAGTTTTGGAGACTGGGATGACCCAGCCACCTTCATTTCAGCACTGGAAAAGATTGAAAGCTGGATATTCTCTCGAACAATTGAATATGTGTGGTGGCAG ATTTTCACTCCATGTATGCAGTCTGGCCGTGTAGGCGGTGCACAGCAGTTAGGTTCATTCTCGAGCAAAAGCTTTGGTAAGCAGCCAAGCATGGGCTATCCACAACAAACAAATTTGTCCCTAGAAATTTGGAAGAAAGCTTTCATAGATACCTCTAAACTGCTTTGCCCTCTTAGGAGTGAAGGACTTGAGTGTGGATGCTTGCCTATGTTATCTAGAATG GTCATGGAACAATGTGTGGCAAGACTTGATGTAGCTATGTTCAATGCTATTTTACGTGAATCAGATGATGAGATCCCTACAGACCCAATGTCTGACCCCATCGGTGATTCGAAGGTTCTGCCTATCCCTACTGGTTCATTAAGCTTTGGTTCTGGAGCTCAACTTAAAAATGCC ATTGGAAATTGGTCTAGATGGCTGACAGACTTGTTTGGTATTGATGTGGATGAATCTCATGCTGATGGCAACAGTCAAGACGAAAAGATATCAGTTGCAAAATCATTTAAATCCTTCTATTCATTGAATGCACTTAGTGATCTTCTAATGCTTCCAAAGGATATGCTTTTAGAAAAGTCAATCCGAAAAGAG GCATGCTCAACATTTAGTCCAAACGTGATCAGCCATATTCTTAATAGATTCCTGCCAGATGAATTTTGTCCAGATCCAGTTCCAAATGATGTCCTTCAAGCACTGGAATCTGAG GAATATGCTGAGAGCAGCCAGGAAGAGATAAGAAACATTCCAAACAATGCATCTCCTATAATTTACTCTCCCCCATCAACTACCTCAATTGAGAGCTTTATCGGAGAAATAAGAATCAACTCACTTACGAGGATTGGATCATCTGTCATCCGAAAATGTCACAAGAGCGACGATGAGCTCGAAGAATTCGATTCACCTCTATCCTCCATCATCAATGGCAAGTCCCCTAGTCCAAAATCTGGGAacaaagaaaatgacaaattcaGTTCTATCAGATACCAGTTGCTCCGTGAGGTTTGGAGAATTGATGAGTAG